A single window of Leptospiraceae bacterium DNA harbors:
- the fabG gene encoding 3-oxoacyl-[acyl-carrier-protein] reductase has product MIDFKNKSVIITGSARGIGKAIALKFGGLGANLVIVDMNEEATKATAEELKGLGYKAIAVTCNVTKEEDCAAMIDATVKEFGSVDVLINNAGITKDTLLMRMKKEQWDAVIAVNLTGTYNATQAAIKTMMKQKSGNIINLTSIVGIDGNAGQTNYAASKAGVIGFTKACAKEFASRGIRVNAIAPGFIETDMTAAIPEAMREGMKKAIYLGRTGKPDDIAGAAAFLASDAASYITGVVLEVSGGGFRAGGGE; this is encoded by the coding sequence ATGATTGATTTTAAAAACAAGAGTGTGATTATTACTGGTTCGGCAAGAGGAATTGGAAAAGCAATCGCTCTAAAATTTGGTGGTCTTGGGGCTAATCTCGTTATAGTTGATATGAACGAAGAAGCTACTAAAGCAACGGCAGAAGAATTAAAAGGTCTTGGATACAAAGCAATTGCAGTTACTTGCAATGTTACCAAAGAAGAAGATTGTGCTGCAATGATCGATGCTACTGTAAAGGAATTTGGTTCAGTTGATGTTTTAATCAATAATGCCGGTATTACAAAAGATACACTTCTCATGAGAATGAAAAAAGAGCAATGGGATGCTGTAATCGCTGTTAACCTCACAGGAACTTACAATGCGACACAAGCTGCTATCAAAACAATGATGAAACAGAAGAGTGGAAATATCATTAACCTCACTTCTATTGTGGGTATTGATGGTAATGCTGGACAAACGAACTATGCTGCTTCTAAAGCAGGTGTGATCGGATTTACAAAAGCTTGTGCAAAAGAATTTGCTTCTCGTGGAATTCGCGTAAATGCAATTGCTCCGGGCTTCATTGAAACAGATATGACTGCTGCAATCCCTGAGGCAATGAGAGAGGGAATGAAAAAAGCAATCTATCTCGGTAGAACTGGTAAGCCAGATGATATCGCAGGTGCAGCTGCTTTCTTAGCATCTGATGCTGCTTCTTACATTACAGGCGTTGTCCTCGAAGTAAGTGGTGGTGGATTTAGAGCAGGTGGCGGAGAATAG